CGCCTACACCAACGTCACGGCGACCTGGGTGCTCGCCCGCACCCTGGAACTGCTGGACACCCTTCCCGAGCCCCGCCGGCGCGAACTCGCCGAACGTACCGGCCTGACCGCCGGCGAACTCGAACTCTGGGAGGACGTGTCGCACACGCTGCATGTGCCCTTCCACGACGACGTCATCAGCCAGTTCGAGGGCTATGGCGAGCTGTCCGAACTCGACTGGCACGGCTACCGGGGCCGGTACGGCGACATCCGGCGGCTGGACCGGATCCTGGAGGCGGAGGGTGACACCGTAAACCGCTACAAGGCATCCAAACAGGCCGACGTCCTGATGCTCGGCTACCTCTTCGCGCCGACCGAACTGGGGGGCCTGTTCCGCCGGTTGGGCCACCGGCTGGAAGAGGACATGTGGCGGCGCACCGTCGACTACTACATGCACCGCACCAGCCACGGCTCCACCCTCAGCGGCCTCGTCCACGGCTGGGTGCTGGCGCGCTGCCGGCGCAGCGAGGCGTGGAAGTTCGTCCAGGAGGCCCTCCAGGGCGACATCGCCGACGTCCAGGGCGGCACCACCGGCGAGGGCATCCACCTGGGCGCCATGGCCGGCACCCTCGACCTCGTACAGCGCGGGCTGACCGGCCTGGAGACCCGGGGCGGTGCCCTGTGGCTCGACCCCGTGCCGATGCCCGAGCTGTCCACCTACGGCTTCGCCCTGCGCTACCAGCACAACTGGGGCGTACGGCTCCGTCTGGAGCGCGGCCTGCTGGAGATCGAGGTCCCCTCCTCCGACGCTTCACCCATCGACGTACGCCTCCCGGACCGGGAGGTGTCCCTCCAGCCGGGGGAGAAGGGGCGGCTGGTGCTGCCGGACTGAGGGGGGCGGGCCGGGAGCGCCGGCGCGTGCCACGTGGGTCCCGCTCGCTGCCGCCGTTGCTCCCGTTCCGCACCGGCCCGGGCCGGTGCGGAATGCCGCGGGTGGGGGGAGGCTGGGAGGACGGCGGTCGACGGGCATGGCCGGAGCGGCCGCCCGCGGAACGGCCTGACGGCGTGGCGGTCGGCGGGCTCGGCCGGAGCGGCCGCCACGCGGAACGGCCGTACGGCGCTTCCGGGATCCCGGCGCGCCCCGGTCCCGGCCCGCACAGGCCGCCCGGCGTCCGCGGGACTGCCCGGAAAGGGGAACGCGATGATCGGCCCGGTTGTCGTAGGGGTGGACGGCTCGTCGTCGAGCATGGCGGCCGTGGAGGTCGCGGCACGCGAGGCCGCGCTCCGGGGCGTGGGGCTGCGGCTGGTGCACGCCTTCGGACGGCCCGGCGCGCACATCCCGCCCGGCGGACGGCCCTGGGAACCCAGCAGCGCCGCCGGACTGCGCGAGCTGATCGACGGCACGCTCACCGAGGCCCAGCAGCGTGCCCACGAGTCCGGGCCCGGCGTCGACATCACCCGCGAGGTCGTCGTCGGAGAACCCATCACGGTGCTGGAGATCGAGTCACGCACCGCCTCCCTGGCCGTCGTCGGCAGCCGGGGCCTGAGCCGGTTCGGTGCGCTGATGCTCGGCTCCACCGCGGGACACATGGCCGCCCACGCCGCCTGCCCGGTGCTCGTGGTGCGCCGCAGGCCCAATCCGGCCGGACCCGTCCTCCTGGCCGTCGACGGCTCGCCCGCGGCGCGCGGCGCGGTCGAGTTCGCCTTCGTCCACGCCTCACTGCACGGCGTACGGCTGGAGGCGCTGCACGCCTGGAGCGAGCGGAACGAGCGCGCTTACGGCGCTCCCGCCGACCCGCCGTTCGTGACGTACGACGAGGACCGGCTGCGTGACGAGGAGGAGCGGGTGCTCGCCGAGGCGCTGGGCGGGCTGCGCGACCGGTACCCCGATGTCGAGGTGGTCCGCAGGCTGGTGCGCGGACGGGTGCGGCACTCCCTCATCGAGGCCAGCGCGGACGCCGGTCTCGTGGTGGTCGGGGCGCGCGGGCGGGGCGGTTTCGCCGGGCTGCTCCTGGGCTCGGTCAGCCAGGCGGTGCTCCATCACGCCGAGTGCCCGGTCGCCGTGGTGCGGACCGAGCAGACGTGAGGCTCAGAGATTCGCGGCGTGGTCGGGGACGTAGTTCTGGAGCTCGCGCGGCGGTCGACGGTAGCCGGTCGAGTCCGGTCGCTCGGGCAGCTCCAGGACCGGCGGGGGCACGTCCTGGTACGGCACAGAGCCCAGCAGATGGGCGATCATGTTCAGCCGCGCCCGGCGCTTGTCGTCGCTCTCGACCACGTACCAGGGCGCCTCGCTGACGTCGGTGTGCACCAGCATCTCGTCCTTCGCCCGCGAGTAGTCCTCCCAGCGGGTGATGGACTCGAGGTCCATCGGGGACAGCTTCCAGCGGCGCAGGGGGTCGTCCAGCCGGCGGCGGAAACGCTCCTGCTGCTCCTCGTCGCTCACCGAGAACCAGTACTTGCGCAGCAGGATCCCGTCCTCCACCAGCATCCGCTCGAAGATGGGGCACTGGCGCAGGAAGAGCTGGTACTCCTCCCTGGTGCAGAACCCCATGACGTGCTCGACGCCGGCCCGGTTGTACCAGCTGCGGTCGAACAGCACGATCTCCCCGGCGGCCGGCAGATGCTCGACGTACCGCTGGAAGTACCACTGCGTGCGCTCGCGCTCCGTCGGCTTGGGCAGGGCCGTGATCCGGGCGACGCGCGGGTTGAGGTGCTCCGTGACGCGCTTGATGGTGCCGCCCTTGCCGGCCGCGTCCCGTCCCTCGAAGATCACGACCAGTCGCGCGCCCGTCGCGCGCACCCACTCCTGAAGCCGTACCAACTCCGTCTGGAGGCGAAGCAGTTCCTTCTCGTACTGCTTGCGGGGCAGCTTCTCCGCCTTGTCGCCGCTCATGCCGCCTCCCGCATCGTGCCCGAACACCCGAACAGCATCGAACAGCACCGTACTGACCGTCGACGCGTGCCGCACCCCGGACAACCGATCACGACCGCACATGGGCGGACGGCGGGCGGCCGGGCAGGATGGGCTCATGGACGATGCCGATCCACACATCCACGTCGACCGACGTGTGTCCCAGTACGACGCCCGGGTGCGCAATCTGCTGGCCGGCACGTTCGGCCTGGTCGGTGACCTGCCGGAGACGGTCACCACCGGCTGCGGGCTGCGGGTGCCGTACGCGATGACCTCCGCACGGCCGGAGAGCGTCACCTGCCTGACCTGCCGCGAGCACGGCCACGACCAGCACGTCCGCCTCGCCGAGCAGATCGAGCAGCTGGGTGCGATGCCGGGCGCCGTCGTCACGGGGGCTCAGGCGGGCCGGGCGGCGGAGCACCACCGCGATCTCGCGCGGAGGTTTGCACAGGGCGGGTGAAGCGCGGCCGGGTTTGGCCCCATCCCCTCCGGCTACCCGGCCCGTGTGACGACGACGACATCCCAGCAACAACTCGTCCAGTTCCTGGAGGACCGCTTCACCTGCGCCCAGGCCTGCACCGACTGCGCCCGGGCCTGCGCCCTGCGCGCGAGCCTGGTGGATCCCGACGGGACCGGGGAGATGGAAGTCCTGCGGCGCAAGGGCATCATGTGCGCGGAGGTCTGCGACGCGACCTGCCATGTGCTGTCCGAGCAGAACCTCCTCGACGAGGCCGCGATCCGCGCCCAGCTGGAGTGGTGCCGCTCCGTGTGCGTCGAATGCGCGCACGCTTTCGACGCGTTTCCCGGCGGCGAGGAGACGGCCGAGGCGTGCCGCAGGTGCGCGAAGGCGTGTACCGAGTTCATGGGGACCCTTGCCTGACCGTTCCCAATTTCTGGAACACGTTCTACGGTGTGCGCCGTCAGGACCGCCCTTGGGGAGCCTGGAGGCGCCGTGCATCTGGAATACACACCCGAGCAGCAGCGGCTGCGCAGCGAACTGCGCGACTACTTCGCCGAACTGGTGCCGGACCTCGCACAGACCCGCTTCACCGACCCGGCAGCGCAGAAGCGCCACTACCGCAGCACGATCCGCCGGCTCGGCGGGGACGGCTGGCTCGGGGTGGGCTGGCCCAAGGAGTACGGCGGACGCGGCCTGACCACCATCGAACAGTTCATCTTCTTCGACGAGGCCGCCCAGGCGGGCGTACCGCTGCCCCTGATGGCGCTCAACACCGTCGGCCCGACGATCATGCAGTACGGCACGGACGAGCAGAAGTCGTACTTCCTGCCGAAGATCCTCTCCGGCGAGATCGATTTTGCGATCGGCTACAGCGAGCCCGAGGC
The DNA window shown above is from Streptomyces chartreusis and carries:
- a CDS encoding universal stress protein; amino-acid sequence: MIGPVVVGVDGSSSSMAAVEVAAREAALRGVGLRLVHAFGRPGAHIPPGGRPWEPSSAAGLRELIDGTLTEAQQRAHESGPGVDITREVVVGEPITVLEIESRTASLAVVGSRGLSRFGALMLGSTAGHMAAHAACPVLVVRRRPNPAGPVLLAVDGSPAARGAVEFAFVHASLHGVRLEALHAWSERNERAYGAPADPPFVTYDEDRLRDEEERVLAEALGGLRDRYPDVEVVRRLVRGRVRHSLIEASADAGLVVVGARGRGGFAGLLLGSVSQAVLHHAECPVAVVRTEQT
- the ppk2 gene encoding polyphosphate kinase 2; its protein translation is MSGDKAEKLPRKQYEKELLRLQTELVRLQEWVRATGARLVVIFEGRDAAGKGGTIKRVTEHLNPRVARITALPKPTERERTQWYFQRYVEHLPAAGEIVLFDRSWYNRAGVEHVMGFCTREEYQLFLRQCPIFERMLVEDGILLRKYWFSVSDEEQQERFRRRLDDPLRRWKLSPMDLESITRWEDYSRAKDEMLVHTDVSEAPWYVVESDDKRRARLNMIAHLLGSVPYQDVPPPVLELPERPDSTGYRRPPRELQNYVPDHAANL
- a CDS encoding four-helix bundle copper-binding protein; amino-acid sequence: MTTTTSQQQLVQFLEDRFTCAQACTDCARACALRASLVDPDGTGEMEVLRRKGIMCAEVCDATCHVLSEQNLLDEAAIRAQLEWCRSVCVECAHAFDAFPGGEETAEACRRCAKACTEFMGTLA